ataactctgcaattataatgattttatagcaatttaatcttccttttttaagccaaaatattcctaattatgtgattttattgcatattcagcaaaaaggaagattacaaggacgtttctgcagaattgacaaagcgtgcccacgcttaatggagtagtcaactcgggataaggataAGCACGAACGATTCTCCTAAGAGATAAAGGAATCAAGTGTTTAgatttagaaaggattcttttaagcttatcttttgtaatctttttacctttttagagtttatcacATATCTATCCCCCCactacgtctagattcgtagggaacttttattataaataggggggatCTCTTCATTAGAAGACATTCAGTTTTTATCTtagaactctatagaattctctgttcatctcttctcttttattttattttactaccggaattaatggaattccactttctagtgtgttcttccattagtatgtccggctaaattccttatttcctggttaaggtatggtgattgcttgattcccatatcttgtgagatctaatctgcgttctacacttgtcaagcaaatattcatgttattctctgtgctttaattacaaacatctgatttatgaatgattcggccggttgttcattatcaagaaggtttgcttagctaattgaactttataaatccgtgtaattgtttatttagttcaatacttagtggcaacgtagcatgattagttatgtcacagtatttaattatgttatggggaatgcatgatctagtttaaacgaattgtcctcgtaggagtttgttgattagaatcaggcctttctaattcttaatactgttaatagattaaatcttgtggacgttcccaaggttgtctattaattagagatctagccaacggtcgtaccttggctaacgaaaaggtaaggaaaggtgaggttgttaggtcgtaccaacgaccataactggtttatttgtccaATACacgtgttattcttgcatcaatgatcaactcacgagaatcaagcataatcctagccttaaccggaAAATCTCCCTCATATATCTCCaccaggtatttttaattatttatttagtttttgattatttctttttaccatcaaatctccccccattattttctatttctcttaaagaaatcaacttaaagccaatccctgtggattcgaccctactcccactttcacaagtgtagtaggaattatttttggtgacttcgacactcatcaaattttggcgccgttgccggggattggcgtttttaagtatatttctttatttttagttacttgatttttatcaCCATTAATGCCAAGGTCTTCTCGTACAGGTGAATTGGTATACGACCCCGAAATCGAAAAGACCGCACGAAGACTTCGTCAGGAGACCAAGCAACAATTGGAAGGAACATCCGCTCCATACGAAGACAAAGAAGACCCAACTTTTGAGTTTGAGGAATCTCTAAGCGAATTCGAAGAAGAGACAATGGCTTTGATCCCTGAAAGATCGATCGATGACATGACGTCGCCCGATCTAAACCAGCAGCCACTGTGCATTGAATACCCCGATCTAGAGGTAGATTTTGAACTGAAATCtggattaattcatttacttccTACCTTCCGTGGTCTCGCAGGTGAAGATCCACATAAGCATCTGAAGGAATTCCATGTGGTGTGTTCCGGAATGCGACCACAAGGCATAAGCGAGGAACAAGTCAAATTGAGAGCGTTCCCCTTCTCTCTCGCCGATCAAGCGAAAGATTGGTTGTATCTCCTACCTTCAGGATCCATTACAAGATGGAACGATCTCAAAAAGCAGTTCCTTGAGAAATACTTCCCTGCCTCAAGAGCCACAACAATCCGAAAGGAGATCAGTGGAATTCGACAATACGCGGGGGAAAGTCTTTTCGAATATTGGGAAAGATTCAATCGACTAGTGGAAAGTTTCCCCCATCATCAAATCCCAAACCACCTGTTGATCCAGTATTTCTATGAAGGCCTATCAAATATGGATAGAAAACTGATAGATGCGGCAAGTGGCGGAGCATTGTTCGACAAAACCCCCACCGAGGCGCGTAAACTAATCTCGACTATGGCGTCCAACACGCAACAATTTGGGGTTAGACATGATGATCCACCTAGGAAGAGCCACGTGGTAAGTAATCTTGAAGAACGTTTAAATCAACTAACAACTATTGTTGAAAAAGTTGTTGCAGATACTTACCAACAAGTCAAAGCATGTGGTATTTGCACCTTAAAGGGACACGCAACCGACATGTGCCCAACTCTTCAAGAATCAACTACCGAACATGCCGACGCCGTAGGAGGATTCACCGGACAACAACAGAGAAGATATGACCCTTTCTCCAAAACATACAACCCCGGATGGAGGGACCACCCGAATCTGAGTTACGGCAACCAACACTTTCAAAAACCTCAATACCGACCACCTCCACAACCTAACCCCACGCCCAACACATCCCTCGAAGACATGATGAAAGCACTAGTGACCAACACACAACAATTAGAGCATTCAAAATCTAGAATCTCAAATCAGTCAACTGGCGTCGTCTGTTAGTAAGCTCGAGTCCCAAGGTAAGCTACCTTCTCAATCTGTTATTAACCCTAGACAAAACGCTAGTGCTATTACGCTTCGTAGTGGAAAAGAACTGCAGGAACATGTGAAGGAAGACAACACAAAACGTGGGCATGATGCGAAAACAAAGccggaaaaagaaattgaggtcCAACAAGAACAAACCGAACACGAAGTAGATCATCCAAAGCCTTTGGTGACTAGACCACCCTTCCCAGAGAGATTCACCAAagcaaagaagaaagaggaagaaaaagagatttttGAGACATTCCGCAAAGTAGAGGTAAACATCCCTTTACTCGATGCCATCAAGCAAATACCCCGATACGCGAAATTTCTCAAAGAATTGTGCACTAGCAAGGGAAAACTCAAGGGAAATGAATGGGTAAGCGTGGGAGAGAACGTCTCTGCAATTCTCCAACGAAAATTACCCCCAAAATGTAAGGACCTAGGTACGTTCTCCATACCATGTAAAATTGGCATGATTGGAATAAAGAAGGCTATGTGCGATCTTGGAGCATCTATAAATGTTATGCCTCTAACCATTTTTGAGTCTTTGAAAGTCAGTCGTTTAAAAGAAACGGGGGTAGTTATCCAACTTGCAGACCGATCTGTAGTCTACCCGGAAGGAGTCTTGGAGGATGTTCTCGTACAGGTAAATGAATTAGTATTTCCTGCCGATTTCTACGTATTGGATATGAGGGAAGACAACTCCCCCAATTCCACATCAATCCTGCTAGGAAGACCATTCCTCAAGACGGCTAGAACAAAAATCGATGTGCACAGTGGAAGTCTCACTATGGAATTCGATGGTGAAATCATAAGATTCAACATCTATGAATCCATGAGGTATCCAACTGACTTACCTACCGCTCTACTTGTAGATATTTTTGACCCCTTCGTGCAGGATTCCATAGCAATAAGCAGCGAGGACCATGTGAAATATGCATTAGAAGAAAGCCTCACGTTGgagaaagcaaaaattttggaggaaaaaatgatcatagaTCCAAACATCGGTGACACCGTTTTTGAACTCGACTCCCTTCGAATTTTACCTACTAAAACTGCCTTCATCGAATTACCGCATTCTCACACTAAAATTGTTCCCTCTATATTNNNNNNNNNNNNNNNNNNNNNNNNNNNNNNNNNNNNNNNNNNNNNNNNNNNNNNNNNNNNNNNNNNNNNNNNNNNNNNNNNNNNNNNNNNNNNNNNNNNNNNNNNNNNNNNNNNNNNNNNNNNNNNNNNNNNNNNNNNNNNNNNNNNNNNNNNNNNNNNNNNNNNNNNNNNNNNNNNNNNNNNNNNNNNNNNNNNNNNNNNNNNNNNNNNNNNNNNNNNNNNNNNNNNNNNNNNNNNNNNNNNNNNNNNNNNNNNNNNNNNNNNNNNNNNNNNNNNNNNNNNNNNNNNNNNNNNNNNNNNTCAAGCAAGCTCACTGATCTTGAGGAGGAAAAACTTATCCAGGTGCTTTGCGAATTTCGAGAAGCCATTGGATGGACTATTGCCGACATTAAAGGTTTAAGCCCTTCGACTTGCATGCATAGAATACTCCTAGAGGAAGGCACAAAACCTTCAAGGGAAGCACAACGCCGGTTGAACCCTTTGATGATGGAGGtagtaaagaaagaaatttttaaacttCTCGATGCAGGTATGATCTTTCCAATTTCTGACAGCGAATGGGTAAGTCCAACTCAAGTAGTACCTAAGAAAACAGGTATTACTGTAGTCGAAAATTCTGTTGGAAATTTAGTACCCACACGTGTTCAAAATGGGTGGCGAGTTTGTATTGACTATAGAAAGCTTAATGCCGCCACGAGAAAAGACCATTTTCCACTTCCATTTATAGATCAAATGTTAGAAAGATTAGCCGGTCAATCTCACTATTGTTGTCTTGATGGATATTCAGGTTTCCATCAAATTCCAGTGGCACCGGAAGATCAAGAGAAAACAACATTCACATGCCCATTCGGAACCTTCGCCTATAGAAGAATGCCCTTTGGTCTTTGCAACGCACCCGCTACCTTCCAAAGATGTATGGTTAGTATTTTTTCCGACTTTGTTGAACACTTTATTGAAGTTTTTATGGACGATTTTACCGTCTACGGAAACTCATTTGAAGATTGTTTGGAAAAACTGACTAAAGTACTTGAAAGGTGCATAGAAAAAAACCTCGttctaaattatgaaaaatgccATTTCATGGTCGATCAAGGTTTAATTCTAGGACATATCATGTCTTCTAGGGGGATAGAAGTAGATAAGTCTAAAATAGACGTCATAAAATCTTTACCTTACCCCGCTAGCGTGCGGGAGATTCGTTCTTTTCTTGGACATGCAGGATTCTATCGACGgtttataaaagatttttcgAAAATCGCCCAACCACTGTGTGCGCTGCTGCAAAAAGACGTCACTTTCACATTTGATGAAGCATGCATGAAGGCCTTTGACAAGTTAAA
This Sesamum indicum cultivar Zhongzhi No. 13 linkage group LG5, S_indicum_v1.0, whole genome shotgun sequence DNA region includes the following protein-coding sequences:
- the LOC105162232 gene encoding LOW QUALITY PROTEIN: uncharacterized protein LOC105162232 (The sequence of the model RefSeq protein was modified relative to this genomic sequence to represent the inferred CDS: inserted 1 base in 1 codon) — translated: MPRSSRTGELVYDPEIEKTARRLRQETKQQLEGTSAPYEDKEDPTFEFEESLSEFEEETMALIPERSIDDMTSPDLNQQPLCIEYPDLEVDFELKSGLIHLLPTFRGLAGEDPHKHLKEFHVVCSGMRPQGISEEQVKLRAFPFSLADQAKDWLYLLPSGSITRWNDLKKQFLEKYFPASRATTIRKEISGIRQYAGESLFEYWERFNRLVESFPHHQIPNHLLIQYFYEGLSNMDRKLIDAASGGALFDKTPTEARKLISTMASNTQQFGVRHDDPPRKSHVSIQNLESQISQLASSVSKLESQGKLPSQSVINPRQNASAITLRSGKELQEHVKEDNTKRGHDAKTKPEKEIEVQQEQTEHEVDHPKPLVTRPPFPERFTKAKKKEEEKEIFETFRKVEVNIPLLDAIKQIPRYAKFLKELCTSKGKLKGNEWVSVGENVSAILQRKLPPKCKDLGTFSIPCKIGMIGIKKAMCDLGASINVMPLTIFESLKVSRLKETGVVIQLADRSVVYPEGVLEDVLVQVNELVFPADFYVLDMREDNSPNSTSILLGRPFLKTARTKIDVHSGSLTMEFDGEIIRFNIYESMRYPTDLPTALLVDIFDPFVQDSIAISSEDHVKYALEESLTKLTDLEEEKLIQVLCEFREAIGWTIADIKGLSPSTCMHRILLEEGTKPSREAQRRLNPLMMEVVKKEIFKLLDAGMIFPISDSEWVSPTQVVPKKTGITVVENSVGNLVPTRHIMSSRGIEVDKSKIDVIKSLPYPASVREIRSFLGHAGFYRRFIKDFSKIAQPLCALLQKDVTFTFDEACMKAFDKLKDSLTSAPVIRPPDWNHPFEIMCDASNHAIGAVLGQKIGKDPHVIYYASRMLDSAQSNYTTTEKELLAIVFALEKFRHYLLGTKVVVYSNHAALRYLLSKKEAKPRLIRWILLLQEFNLTIKDKKGAENLVADHLSRLVTNENPPPLNDEFPDEHLHTIQGVTPWYADIVNFLVIGVLPRDLTRAQKDKIKSDAKHYVWDEPYLWKFCSDQIIRRCVPETEIPSILEFCHSYACGGHFGPKRTARKVLECGLFWPNMFKDAYLFCKSCENCQKVGSCENCQKVGNLGHRNQMPLSPILVCEVFDVWGIDYMGPFPSSFGKTYIILGVDYVSKWVEAKATRVDDAKTVVEFVKANIFSRFGMPRAIISDRGTHFCNKVVDALFKKYNITHRISTAYHPQTNGQAEVSNREIKSILEKTVNPNRKDWSTRLXDAFWAYHTAYKTPIGMSPYRLVYGKSCHLPVELEHRAYWAIKQFNSSIDEAGGQRKLQIQELEELRNDAYENSKIYKERAKAFHDRTISRKEFVVGQKVLLFHSKLKLFPGKLRSRWIGPFIVTNIFPHGAVEIKSPTTQKVFKVNGHRLKPFYEGFQTSTVEKIQLVDPAIT